A genome region from Salvelinus fontinalis isolate EN_2023a unplaced genomic scaffold, ASM2944872v1 scaffold_0057, whole genome shotgun sequence includes the following:
- the LOC129842645 gene encoding probable E3 ubiquitin-protein ligase TRIML1 → MASTISLVSERHFLCPLCQDIFSSPVTTPCGHSFCQACLCGYWTRHRSDYCPLCKRLFHSRPDLSVNRILVDVCDNYRKTRPESLEESHDTPQVVDIDQMIQERLKKVDRLRHSLQLLKNSCVREVRESQKVFSALVSSMEKSHKAVVTAIEERQGKEERIVEKLVKELEQEIQQLRSGDSDLGPCQSQQSRDELCGGGGQKSVAVSTTSTTGYSERRDWSKVSIETDPCMGVTRRAVSDLMDMVKGELCRLSKAELKKIQKYTVDISLSPKTAHAFLSVSDDRKQVRHTDKHQEVPDNPKRFDRVSNVLGRESFSSGRYCNVPLYTFAYIIAYIIAFYIYISILS, encoded by the exons ATGGCATCTACCATCAGCCTCGTCTCCGAGAGACACTTCCTGTGCCCGCTGTGTCAGGACATCTTCAGCAGTCCCGTGACTACTCCGTGTGGCCACAGTTTCTGTCAGGCCTGCCTGTGTGG GTACTGGACCCGGCACCGTTCAGACTACTGTCCCCTCTGCAAGAGGTTGTTCCATTCCAGGCCAGACCTTAGTGTCAACCGCATCCTGGTTGACGTCTGTGACAACTACAGGAAGACACGGCCTGAGAGCCTTGAGGAGAGCCACGACACG CCACAGGTTGTAGACATTGACCAGATGATCCAGGAGAGACTGAAGAAAGTTGACAGACTCAGACACTCCCTGCAGCTCCTCAAA AACTCGTGTGTGAGGGAGGTGCGTGAGAGCCAGAAGGTGTTCTCTGCCCTCGTCAGTTCCATGGAGAAGAGCCACAAGGCCGTGGTGACAGCCattgaggagagacaggggaaggaggag AGGATTGTTGAGAAGCTGGTGAAGGAGCTGGAACAGGAGATTCAACAGCTGAGGAGTGGAGACTCTGACCTGGGGCCTTGTCAATCTCAGCAGAGCCGTGATGAGCTCTGTGGTGGAGGTGGTCAGAAGAGTGTTGCAGTG AGCACCACTTCCACCACGGGCTACTCTGAGAGGAGGGACTGGTCCAAGGTTTCCATTGAGACAGACCCCTGTATGGGCGTGACCAGGAGAGCAGTATCAGACCTGATGGACATGGTTAAAGGAGAGCTCTGTAGACTCTCTAAAGCTG AGCTgaagaaaatacagaaatacacag TAGACATCTCCCTGAGTCCCAAGACGGCCCACGCCTTCCTCTCGGTCTCAGACGACCGGAAACAGGTgcgacacacagacaaacaccagGAGGTCCCAGACAACCCCAAGAGGTTTGACCGCGTGTCCAACGTCCTGGGAAGAGAATCCTTCAGCAGCGGCAGGTACTGTAATGTCCCTCTTTATACTTTTGCCTATATAATAGCCTATATAATAGCattctatatctatatatctatattatCATAA
- the LOC129842641 gene encoding GTPase IMAP family member 9-like, producing the protein MASNESSKRKRRRKSSMEEPPYLSGDAEFRVLLFGRGGRSQFSLANSILGTVVFADELCNITESQRHRSEAFERKLAVINTPNLSECEASQKELRRVFKMSVCMSSPGPYVVLFAFDLNNISPSAVSILELVTKHFGDSILNHMMVVVCHEEEKEDSALEEKVKTNRDFRELIEKCGQRYHLFNERKARRDEKVSRQLLEKMDDMVRENGCRFYSNHQYQEAEERIQKEERFMMKGRKKEMLTKRKELESRYTCEGLEKELLQFETRIRVENREKAERKISEVLGFTLTAVDYAAAVGKGAALGALCGAVMGFEGMAVGAAVGAVVGGVIGGAASAAWGYLTNSAAQMNRR; encoded by the exons ATGGCATCCAATGAGA GTTCTAAacggaaaaggaggaggaagagcagcatggAGGAGCCCCCTTATT tgTCAGGCGATGCAGAGTTTAGAGTCCTTCTCTTTGGGAGAGGTGGCCGCAGTCAATTTTCTCTGGCAAACTCCATTCTGGGGACAGTTGTGTTCGCGGATGAGCTCTGCAACattacagagagtcagagacacagGAGTGAGGCGTTCGAGAGAAAACTAGCTGTGATCAACACTCCAAACCTCTCTGAGTGTGAGGCATCCCAGAAAGAGCTGAGAAGAGTGTTCAagatgtctgtgtgtatgtcctCTCCTGGTCCCTACGTCGTTCTCTTTGCATTCGACCTGAACAACATCTCACCAAGTGCAGTAAGCATCCTGGAACTGGTCACAAAGCATTTTGGGGACAGCATCTtgaaccacatgatggtggtggtgtgccatgaggaggagaaggaggattcAGCTCTAGAGGAGAAAGTCAAGACTAACAGAGACTTCAGGGAGCTCATTGAGAAGTGTGGACAAAGGTATCACCTCTTCAATGAGAGGAAGGCCCGGAGAGACGAGAAGGTTTCCAGACAGCTCCTGGAGAAGATGGACGACATGGTGAGGGAAAACGGATGCAGATTCTACTCCAATCACCAATAccaggaagcagaggagagaatCCAGAAAGAGGAGCGTTTCATGAtgaaagggagaaagaaagagatgctGACAAAGAGGAAGGAGCTGGAGAGCAGGTACACATGTGAAGGTCTTGAGAAGGAGCTGCTGCAGTTTGAGACGAGGATAAGAGTAGAGAACCGAGAGAAGGCTGAGAGGAAGATCTCCGAGGTACTGGGATTTACTCTCACAGCAGTTGACTATGCTGCTGCAGTAGGTAAAGGGGCAGCTCTCGGGGCTTTATGTGGAGCGGTCATGGGGTTTGAGGGTATGGCGGTGGGAGCCGCTGTAGGTGCCGTCGTCGGGGGTGTCATAGGAGGTGCTGCCAGTGCGGCATGGGGTTACCTCACAAACTCTGCTGCACAAATGAATAGACGTTGA